A single region of the Halobellus ruber genome encodes:
- the fdhF gene encoding formate dehydrogenase subunit alpha: MSSEEQEPVKTICPYCGVGCGIKIAQDDEGEVSFRPWGDAPVNDGSICIKGGAATQSVNHEDRLTDPLVRDDDGELREASWDEAYEVVVENMERIREDHSAQGVGFYGCSKAMNEENYLIQKLARRYGTNSVDTCTRMCHSSTVYALKNSLGEGAMTNSMADLEEAADVFWIQGANPGEQHPIANSQYFRQAVLEGATVIQVDPHANKTTRSFKIDETDRHMHLQLEPGTDIPLLNVVIKTILEKHEENPDEGWIDEEFIEERTEGFEHLTETLADFDKEAAAEEAGVPLEDIERAAEKYAMANNAAIFTGMGMSQHTCGVDNVQNEINLALITGNLGRPGTGVNPLRGQNNVQGASDVGAMPNVLPGYRDVSDPEVRADVEEVWDFEIPSEPGLTNVEVSHEIGDTIHGLYIMGENPVMSEPDTNRVEERLDELDFMVVQDIYKTETAEYADVILPATSWAERDGTVVNTDRRTQRMRGVDKVHPNTKDDLEILCDVGNRLFGDGSFDFDGPEAVFEELRQVAPIFHGMTYDRLGEEGIHWPCYEPGDEGADYLYDDGFTTESGLGRIEGVRHQPPKETPDEEYPLILTTGRIIEHYNTGTMSRRSETLNRVEPENFVDVHPNDADRYGIEDGDYVTLKSRRGEIEVEARVTEDTKEGTVWTTPHFADAAGNRLTNDVLDERAKIPEYKAAAVEIEVSVTTDDAEADAADAPADD; the protein is encoded by the coding sequence ATGTCAAGTGAAGAACAGGAACCAGTCAAGACGATCTGTCCGTACTGCGGTGTGGGTTGTGGCATCAAGATCGCACAGGACGACGAGGGCGAAGTCTCGTTCCGTCCGTGGGGTGATGCGCCGGTCAACGACGGTAGCATCTGCATCAAGGGCGGCGCGGCGACGCAATCGGTCAACCACGAGGACCGCTTGACCGACCCCCTGGTCCGCGACGACGACGGTGAACTCCGCGAGGCGTCGTGGGACGAGGCCTACGAGGTGGTCGTCGAGAACATGGAGCGCATCCGCGAGGACCACTCCGCGCAGGGCGTGGGCTTCTACGGGTGTTCGAAGGCGATGAACGAGGAGAACTACCTCATCCAGAAACTGGCCCGACGCTACGGCACCAACAGCGTCGACACCTGCACCCGGATGTGCCACTCCTCGACGGTGTACGCCCTCAAGAACAGCCTCGGCGAGGGCGCGATGACGAACAGTATGGCCGACCTCGAAGAAGCGGCCGACGTGTTCTGGATTCAGGGCGCAAACCCCGGCGAGCAACATCCCATCGCCAACAGCCAGTACTTCCGGCAGGCCGTCCTCGAAGGGGCGACGGTCATCCAGGTCGACCCCCACGCCAACAAGACCACGCGGTCGTTCAAGATCGACGAAACCGACCGCCACATGCACCTCCAGCTCGAACCGGGGACCGACATCCCCCTGCTGAACGTCGTCATCAAGACCATCCTCGAAAAGCACGAGGAGAACCCCGACGAGGGCTGGATCGACGAGGAATTCATCGAGGAGCGCACCGAGGGCTTCGAGCACCTCACGGAGACCCTCGCGGACTTCGACAAGGAAGCGGCGGCCGAGGAAGCCGGCGTCCCGCTGGAGGACATCGAACGCGCCGCCGAGAAGTACGCGATGGCGAACAACGCCGCCATCTTCACCGGGATGGGGATGAGCCAGCACACCTGCGGCGTCGACAACGTCCAAAACGAGATCAACCTCGCGCTGATCACGGGCAACCTGGGTCGACCGGGGACGGGCGTCAACCCCCTGCGCGGCCAGAACAACGTCCAGGGCGCGTCGGACGTCGGTGCGATGCCGAACGTCCTCCCGGGGTACCGTGACGTCTCCGATCCCGAGGTCCGTGCGGACGTCGAGGAGGTCTGGGACTTCGAGATCCCCTCGGAACCCGGCCTGACGAACGTCGAGGTCTCCCACGAGATCGGCGACACGATCCACGGACTCTACATCATGGGGGAAAACCCCGTGATGAGCGAACCCGACACCAACCGGGTCGAGGAGCGCCTCGACGAACTCGACTTCATGGTGGTACAGGACATCTACAAGACCGAGACCGCCGAGTACGCCGACGTGATCCTTCCCGCAACGTCGTGGGCGGAACGCGACGGGACGGTGGTCAACACGGACCGCCGGACCCAGCGGATGCGCGGCGTCGACAAGGTCCACCCGAACACCAAAGACGACCTCGAGATCCTCTGTGACGTCGGCAACCGCTTGTTCGGCGACGGCTCCTTCGACTTCGACGGCCCCGAGGCGGTCTTCGAGGAACTCCGGCAGGTCGCCCCCATCTTCCACGGGATGACCTACGATCGCCTCGGCGAGGAGGGGATCCACTGGCCCTGCTACGAGCCCGGCGACGAGGGCGCTGACTACCTCTACGACGACGGGTTCACCACCGAGAGCGGTCTCGGCCGGATCGAAGGCGTGAGACACCAGCCGCCCAAGGAGACCCCCGACGAGGAGTACCCGCTCATCCTCACGACGGGCCGCATCATCGAACACTACAACACCGGGACGATGAGCCGACGCTCCGAGACGCTCAACCGCGTCGAACCGGAGAACTTCGTCGACGTCCACCCGAACGACGCCGACCGCTACGGCATCGAGGACGGCGACTACGTGACGCTCAAATCCCGGCGCGGCGAGATCGAGGTCGAGGCGCGGGTCACCGAGGACACGAAGGAGGGCACCGTCTGGACGACGCCGCACTTCGCCGACGCCGCGGGCAACCGCCTCACCAACGACGTCCTGGACGAACGCGCGAAGATCCCCGAGTACAAGGCCGCAGCCGTGGAGATCGAGGTCAGCGTCACGACCGACGACGCCGAGGCCGACGCCGCCGACGCGCCCGCGGACGACTGA